Proteins co-encoded in one Pocillopora verrucosa isolate sample1 chromosome 1, ASM3666991v2, whole genome shotgun sequence genomic window:
- the LOC131770920 gene encoding ficolin-1-like, which yields MYLQALLMFALMGLAEASNRFSEPDFKSANFAKAINDQKLNGSVLRDFEVASEISCQFECVSEDRCLSYNFLPIHDKETSRCQLSGSDRFASQVNFTKEDGALYRGIQSTCEEYDPCKENETCVVDYKSNTHFCKCIRDCPKNCLDYYQNGSTTDGVYWVYPDEEEPFQVLCDMKTGGGGWTTFQRRVDGSVDFYVDWESYKKGFGNLKGEFWLGNGYLHRLTASASMVFRIDMEDYEGDRRFAEYTTFAVADESDNYRVTIDGYRGSAGDSLLSYTKPIKNMRFTTKDKDNDVNNSGNCALDFKGGWWYNTCHNANPNGLYKGEGYAQGITWQSFRGQAYSLKHTEIKIRPA from the exons atgtacCTACAGGCCCTATTGATGTTTGCACTTATGGGCCTCGCAGAAGCTTCAAATCGTTTTTCGGAGCCAGATTTTAAATCTGCTAATTTCGCAAAGGCGATAAACGATCAAAAACTCAACGGGAGTGTCCTCAGAGACTTTGAAGTAGCATCTGAAATATCTTGTCAGTTTGAATGTGTCTCTGAAGATCGATGTTTGTCATACAACTTCCTTCCCATCCATGACAAGGAGACAAGTAGATGTCAGCTAAGTGGCTCGGACCGATTTGCGAGTCAGGTGAATTTTACAAAAGAGGATGGAGCATTATATAGAGGAATACAG aGCACCTGCGAGGAATATGATCCTTGCAAGGAGAATGAAACTTGTGTTGTTGACTACAAATCAAACACTCATTTTTGTAAGTGTATTAGAG aTTGCCCTAAGAACTGTCTTGACTATTATCAAAATGGTTCCACAACTGACGGTGTGTATTGGGTTTACCCTGATGAAGAAGAACCTTTTCAAGTGCTGTGTGACATGAAAACTGGTGGCGGAGGATGGACCACCTTTCAAAGGCGTGTGGATGGCTCCGTTGACTTTTATGTCGACTGGGAATCAtacaaaaaaggctttggaaatcTGAAAggcgagttttggctcggaAACGGTTATCTTCACCGACTGACTGCATCTGCTAGCATGGTGTTTCGAATCGATATGGAGGATTACGAAGGCGACCGACGATTTGCCGAGTACACGACTTTCGCTGTGGCCGACGAAAGCGATAATTATCGGGTGACAATCGATGGATACCGAGGCTCCGCAGGTGACTCACTGCTTTCGTACACGAAGCCTATCAA AAACATGAGGTTTACAACCAAAGACAAAGACAACGACGTTAACAACAGCGGAAACTGTGCGTTAGACTTTAAAGGTGGCTGGTGGTATAATACCTGCCACAACGCCAATCCAAACGGTTTGTACAAAGGTGAAGGTTACGCACAAGGCATTACATGGCAGTCATTTCGAGGACAAGCTTATTCTTTAAAACACACCGAGATCAAAATTCGACCAGCATGA
- the LOC131770924 gene encoding ficolin-2-like — protein MYLRALLMFALMGLAEASNRFSEPDFKSANFAKAINDRKLNGSVLRDFEVASEISCQFACVSEDRCLSYNFLPIHDKETSRCQLSGSDRFASQVNFTKEDGALYRGIQSTCEEYDPCKENETCVVDYKSNTHFCKRVRDCPKNCLDYYQNGSTTDGVYWVYPDEEEPFQVLCDMTTDGGGWTTFQRRMDGSVDFYVDWESYKKGFGNLEGEFWLGNDYLHRLTASANMVFRIDMEDYKNDRRFAEYTTFAVADESHNYQVTIDGYRGTAGDSLLSCSRPIRNMRFTTKDKDNDVDKGKNCALAYKGGWWYNGCHSANPNGLYKGGGNAQGITWKTFRGQGYSLKHTEIKIRPA, from the exons atgtacCTAAGGGCCCTATTGATGTTTGCACTTATGGGCCTCGCAGAAGCTTCAAATCGTTTTTCTGAGCCAGATTTTAAGTCTGCTAATTTCGCAAAGGCGATAAACGATCGAAAACTCAACGGGAGTGTCCTCAGAGACTTTGAAGTAGCATCTGAAATATCTTGTCAGTTTGCATGTGTCTCTGAAGATCGATGTTTGTCATACAACTTCCTTCCCATCCATGACAAGGAGACAAGTAGATGTCAGCTAAGTGGCTCGGACCGATTTGCGAGTCAGGTGAATTTTACAAAAGAGGATGGAGCATTATATAGAGGAATACAG aGCACCTGCGAGGAATATGATCCTTGCAAAGAGAATGAAACTTGTGTTGTTGACTACAAATCAAACACTCATTTTTGTAAGCGTGTTAGAG atTGCCCTAAAAACTGTCTTGACTATTATCAAAATGGTTCCACAACTGATGGTGTGTACTGGGTTTACCCTGATGAAGAAGAACCATTCCAAGTGctgtgtgacatgacaactgatggtGGAGGCTGGACCACCTTTCAAAGGCGCATGGATGGCTCCGTGGACTTTTATGTTGACTGGGAATCAtacaaaaaaggctttggaaatcTGGAGggcgagttttggctcggaAACGATTATCTTCACCGTCTGACTGCATCTGCTAACATGGTGTTTCGAATTGATATGGAGGATTACAAAAACGACCGACGATTTGCCGAGTACACGACTTTCGCTGTGGCCGACGAAAGCCACAATTATCAAGTGACAATCGATGGATACCGAGGCACCGCAGGCGACTCATTGCTTTCGTGCTCGAGGCCTATTAG AAACATGAGGTTTACGACCAAAGACAAAGATAACGACGTTGATAAGGGAAAAAACTGTGCTTTAGCCTATAAAGGTGGCTGGTGGTATAATGGCTGCCATAGCGCCAATCCAAATGGTTTGTACAAAGGCGGAGGTAACGCACAAGGTATTACATGGAAGACATTTCGAGGACAAGGATATTCTTTAAAGCACACCGAGATCAAAATTCGACCAGCATGA
- the LOC131770905 gene encoding LOW QUALITY PROTEIN: ryncolin-1-like (The sequence of the model RefSeq protein was modified relative to this genomic sequence to represent the inferred CDS: inserted 1 base in 1 codon), with product MTTDGGGWTTFQRRMDGSVDFYVDWESYKKGFGNLEGEFWLGNDYLHRLTASASMVFRIDMEDYEGDRRFAEYTTFAVADESDNYRVTIDGYRGTAGDSLASHTRPIRNMRFTTKDKDNDVDNGXNCALAYKGGWWYNGCHNANPNGLYKGGGNAQGITWKTFRGQGYSLKHTEIKIRPA from the exons atgacaactgatggtGGAGGATGGACCACCTTTCAAAGGCGCATGGATGGCTCCGTAGACTTTTATGTCGACTGGGAATCATACAAAAAGGGCTTTGGAAATCTGGAGggcgagttttggctcggaAACGATTATCTTCACCGTCTGACTGCATCTGCCAGCATGGTGTTTCGAATTGATATGGAGGATTACGAAGGCGACCGACGATTTGCCGAGTACACGACTTTCGCTGTGGCCGACGAAAGCGATAATTATCGGGTGACAATCGATGGATACCGAGGCACCGCAGGCGATTCGTTGGCTTCCCATACTAGGCCTATCAG AAACATGAGGTTTACGACCAAAGACAAAGATAACGACGTTGATAATG AAAACTGTGCGTTAGCCTATAAAGGTGGCTGGTGGTATAATGGCTGCCATAACGCCAATCCAAATGGTTTGTACAAAGGCGGAGGTAACGCACAAGGTATTACATGGAAGACATTTCGAGGACAAGGATATTCTTTAAAGCACACCGAGATCAAAATTCGACCAGCATGA
- the LOC131770906 gene encoding ryncolin-2-like produces the protein MYLWIFNLVCSAVYGISRISEPNLKAVNFAKELEGQKLNGSLMKEIEVYSESSCRFECVNEERCQSYNFGTLEGDSGRFKCQLSDSDRFAGFANFTEDEHFIYRGIKSTCEEDDPCKESETCAVDYKSNTHFCKCIRDCPAKNCLDYYQNGSKIDGVYWVYPDEEHPFQVLCDMTTDGGGWTTFQRRMNGSVDFYVDWESYKKGFGNLEGEFWLGNDYLHRLTASANMVFRIDVEDYEGDRRFAEYTTFAVADESDDYRVTIDGYRGTAGDALVSLDRPIRNMRFTTKDKDNDVKISGNCALDYKGGWWYNYCHNANPNGLYKGGGDAQGITWQSFRGQEYSLKHTEIKIRPA, from the exons ATGTATCTGTGGATATTTAATCTCGTCTGTTCAGCTGTGTATGGCATAAGCCGTATTTCAGAGCCAAATTTGAAAGCTGTTAACTTTGCCAAAGAGTTAGAAGGACAAAAGCTGAACGGAAGCCTGATGAAAGAAATAGAAGTTTATTCGGAAAGTTCTTGTCGGTTTGAGTGTGTGAATGAAGAGCGATGTCAATCCTACAACTTTGGAACCTTAGAGGGCGACTCAGGGAGATTCAAATGTCAGCTAAGCGACTCGGATCGATTTGCTGGATTTGCTAACTTTACTGAGGACGAACATTTTATTTACAGAGGAATAAAG AGCACCTGCGAGGAAGACGATCCTTGCAAGGAGAGTGAAACTTGTGCTGTTGACTACAAATCAAACACTCATTTTTGTAAGTGTATTAGAG ATTGCCCGGCCAAGAACTGTCTAGATTATTATCAAAATGGTTCCAAAATCGACGGTGTGTACTGGGTTTACCCTGATGAAGAACACCCCTTTCAAGTGctgtgtgacatgacaactgatggtGGAGGATGGACCACCTTTCAAAGGCGCATGAATGGCTCCGTAGACTTTTATGTCGACTGGGAATCATACAAAAAGGGCTTTGGAAATCTGGAGggcgagttttggctcggaAACGATTATCTTCACCGTCTGACTGCGTCTGCTAACATGGTGTTTCGAATTGATGTGGAGGATTACGAAGGCGACCGACGATTTGCCGAGTACACGACTTTCGCTGTGGCTGATGAAAGCGATGATTATCGGGTGACAATCGATGGATACCGAGGCACCGCTGGCGATGCATTGGTTTCCCTTGATAGGCCCATCAG AAATATGAGGTTTACAACCAAAGACAAAGATAACGACGTTAAAATCAGCGGAAACTGTGCGTTAGACTATAAAGGTGGCTGGTGGTACAACTACTGCCATAACGCCAATCCAAATGGTTTGTACAAGGGCGGAGGTGACGCACAAGGTATTACATGGCAGTCATTTCGAGGACAAGAATATTCTTTAAAGCACACCGAGATCAAAATTCGACCAGCGTGA